Within Streptomyces roseirectus, the genomic segment TCGCAGTTGGAACCCTTCGGCGAGATGGCCGCCCATGATGTGCCGGCGCACGCCGAACAGCAGGACCACGGACGGGACGGACAGCAGGAGCGAGAAGACGGCCGCGACGCCCTCGGGGTAGTTGGTGACCATGCTGAACATCGCGGTCGGCATGGTCAGGTAGACCGGCGCGCCGACCAGCAGCGTGCCCTGGGCCTCGTCGAACGCGGCGAGGAAGGAGAGGATCACCGCGACGAGGATGCCGGGGCGGGCGATCGGCAGGGTCACGCGCCAGAACACGGTCAGTGGACCCGCGCCCGCGTCCCGGGCGGCCTCCTCCAGGCTGCGCGGCACCGAGGAGAACGCGGCGGCGGGCAGCCACGTCATGAAGACGACGGTGCCGAGGAGTTGGACGATGACGACGCCCCAGAACGTCGTCATCAGGTTCAGCGTGTAGAAGAGCGACGCCATCGCGACGTACAGGCCGATCTTCGGGAACGCGTTCACCGAGAACAGCGCGACGAGGAAGAAGCGGCGGCCGGGGAAGTCGAAGCGGGAGAACGCGTACGCGGCGGGCAGGCAGACGACGGCGGACAGCAGCGTCGCTACCGGCGCGAAGACGAAGCTCCAGCGCACCGCCGCGACCAGGTCGGGGTTGTCGGCGACGGCCCGCCACCAGCGCAGCGTCCACTCCTGCGGGAGGAGCCCGGGGTAGCGCCAGGTGCCGGCGAAGGCGTGCGGGAAGAGCCACAGCAGCGGGCCGAGGACGAAGAGGGCGAGCAGCCCGACTCCCAGGCAGACGGCGGCTTTTCGGAGGATGCGTACGGTCATCGCGCCGCCGCCTTCCTGGCCTCGCGGACGTTCGCCCGGACGTAGGCGACGCCGACCAGCGACGCCAGCGCGAACACGACGACCGCCATCACCAGGGACTGCTGGGGCTGGTTGTAGGACTGGAAGGTGTTCGCGAGCTGCACCCCGAGCATCGTCGGGGCCGTAGGACCTACGAGGTAGGGGACGGTGTAGCTCCCGAGTACGGAGATGGTGGTGAACG encodes:
- a CDS encoding ABC transporter permease; its protein translation is MTVRILRKAAVCLGVGLLALFVLGPLLWLFPHAFAGTWRYPGLLPQEWTLRWWRAVADNPDLVAAVRWSFVFAPVATLLSAVVCLPAAYAFSRFDFPGRRFFLVALFSVNAFPKIGLYVAMASLFYTLNLMTTFWGVVIVQLLGTVVFMTWLPAAAFSSVPRSLEEAARDAGAGPLTVFWRVTLPIARPGILVAVILSFLAAFDEAQGTLLVGAPVYLTMPTAMFSMVTNYPEGVAAVFSLLLSVPSVVLLFGVRRHIMGGHLAEGFQLR